A single genomic interval of Streptomyces graminofaciens harbors:
- the ectA gene encoding diaminobutyrate acetyltransferase — translation MQAVQADLRIDRPSVADGAALWRIAKESRTLDLNSSYSYLLWCRDFAGTSAVARGRDGEPVGFVTGYVRPERPRTLLVWQVAVDERHRGRGLAAALLDALTARLGAERGLTTVETTITPGNTASERLFTSFAERHSAAVEREVLFDTELFPDGPHDPEVLYRIGPLTNSSS, via the coding sequence GTGCAAGCCGTACAAGCAGACCTGCGCATCGACCGCCCGTCGGTAGCGGACGGGGCCGCACTATGGCGTATCGCCAAGGAATCCCGGACGCTCGATCTGAACTCCTCCTACAGCTATCTGCTGTGGTGCCGTGACTTCGCCGGCACCTCGGCGGTGGCGCGCGGGAGGGACGGGGAGCCCGTCGGGTTCGTCACCGGCTATGTGCGGCCGGAACGCCCGCGCACCCTGCTCGTCTGGCAGGTCGCGGTCGACGAGCGTCACCGGGGACGGGGGCTCGCCGCCGCGCTGCTCGACGCGCTGACCGCGCGGCTCGGCGCCGAGCGCGGGCTGACCACCGTCGAGACGACGATCACCCCGGGCAACACCGCCTCCGAGCGGCTGTTCACCTCGTTCGCCGAGCGGCACTCGGCCGCCGTCGAGCGGGAGGTGCTGTTCGACACGGAGCTGTTCCCGGACGGCCCGCACGACCCCGAAGTCCTTTACCGCATAGGCCCGTTGACCAATTCGTCCTCCTGA